One Nitrospira sp. DNA window includes the following coding sequences:
- a CDS encoding methenyltetrahydrofolate cyclohydrolase /methylenetetrahydrofolate dehydrogenase (NADP+) → MTARIIDGKALAQQVREGLAKESAAVLAKTGMKPGLATILVGDDPASHLYVKSKQKACDAAGIYIDDSKLPANTTQAELLTLISQKNADPKIHGILVQLPLPKHIDSKVILDAVSAQKDADGFHPYNFGRLVEGSPIFEACTPKGVIKMIESTGVSIEGKRAVVLGRSNIVGKPLALMLLHRNATVTICHSKTKDLPAVCREAELLLVAIGKAKFVTADMVREGAVVIDVGTNRLPDGKVVGDVDFEAVSQKAGWISPVPGGVGPMTIAMLLDNTVESAKRMAGMK, encoded by the coding sequence GTGACCGCACGAATCATCGATGGGAAGGCATTGGCGCAACAGGTTCGCGAAGGGCTTGCCAAAGAGTCCGCGGCGGTGTTGGCTAAAACGGGCATGAAGCCGGGATTGGCCACCATCTTGGTGGGCGACGACCCAGCCTCCCATCTGTATGTCAAAAGCAAACAAAAGGCCTGCGATGCGGCGGGAATCTACATCGACGATTCGAAACTGCCCGCCAACACGACCCAGGCGGAGCTGTTGACGTTGATTTCTCAGAAGAATGCCGATCCGAAGATCCACGGTATTCTCGTCCAGTTGCCGCTTCCCAAGCACATCGACAGTAAAGTCATTCTTGATGCGGTGTCCGCCCAGAAAGACGCCGATGGATTCCACCCCTACAATTTCGGCCGCCTCGTAGAAGGCAGTCCCATCTTTGAAGCCTGCACTCCCAAGGGGGTCATCAAGATGATCGAGTCGACCGGCGTGTCGATCGAGGGCAAGCGGGCGGTCGTACTGGGGCGCAGCAATATCGTCGGGAAGCCCCTTGCGCTGATGTTGCTCCACCGCAATGCCACCGTGACGATCTGCCATTCGAAGACGAAGGACCTGCCGGCGGTCTGCCGCGAGGCCGAGCTGTTGTTGGTGGCGATCGGGAAGGCGAAATTCGTCACGGCCGATATGGTGCGCGAAGGGGCTGTGGTGATCGACGTGGGCACGAATCGTCTCCCGGACGGCAAGGTGGTCGGCGATGTGGATTTCGAGGCGGTCAGCCAGAAGGCCGGCTGGATCAGCCCGGTTCCCGGTGGAGTCGGTCCGATGACGATTGCGATGTTGCTCGACAATACCGTTGAATCTGCTAAGAGAATGGCAGGGATGAAGTAG
- a CDS encoding Sensory box histidine kinase/response regulator translates to MTQLRSDRTPLALIADDDVIIRMFAREALEQAGWAVEEAENGREAYVAFQRRPPDVVLLDVMMPGMDGFGTCAALRRLPAGEHTPILIMTGLDDFDSITKAYDAGATDFIVKPLNAILLTNRIRYMVRANQVLQELRASQATLTQARDAAIEGTRLKSEFLATMSHEIRTPMNGVLGMTDWLLDTELTAEQRDCAETIRSSGDALLVIINDILDFSKIESGKLSLELLDFELSDFLDRVLALFTERARRKGLVLTSWIAEGVPSTLHGDPTRLQQILSNLLANAVKFSDHGTVSIHVDLAQRQPDQRLEFHAVGSDDASAHLDRVAYIRFSVSDNGIGIPPGAFSKLFQPFVQADGSTTRKYGGTGLGLAICKQLAELMGGQIEAESEPGNGSTFRVTIPVQRQFPKVETDREAA, encoded by the coding sequence ATGACGCAGTTGCGATCAGACCGGACTCCGCTTGCGCTGATAGCGGATGACGACGTCATTATCCGCATGTTCGCCCGCGAGGCCCTAGAGCAAGCAGGCTGGGCCGTTGAGGAGGCGGAAAACGGGCGGGAAGCCTATGTCGCCTTCCAGCGCCGGCCGCCTGACGTGGTGCTCCTCGACGTTATGATGCCTGGGATGGACGGGTTCGGCACCTGCGCGGCATTACGGAGGTTGCCGGCCGGCGAACATACGCCCATTCTCATCATGACAGGGCTGGACGACTTCGACTCCATCACCAAGGCCTACGATGCGGGCGCGACGGATTTCATCGTCAAGCCGCTGAATGCGATCCTGCTGACCAATCGTATTCGTTACATGGTTCGGGCCAACCAGGTACTGCAGGAACTTCGAGCCAGCCAGGCCACCTTGACGCAGGCCCGTGATGCGGCGATCGAAGGGACCAGGCTCAAGTCCGAATTCCTCGCCACCATGAGTCACGAAATCAGGACGCCGATGAACGGCGTGCTGGGCATGACGGATTGGCTGCTCGACACCGAACTCACCGCCGAACAGCGGGACTGTGCCGAGACCATCCGCTCTTCGGGTGATGCCTTGCTGGTCATCATCAACGATATTCTGGATTTCTCCAAAATCGAATCCGGCAAATTGTCGCTCGAACTGTTGGACTTCGAGCTGTCCGACTTCCTGGATCGGGTCCTGGCGTTGTTTACGGAACGTGCAAGGCGGAAGGGCCTGGTATTGACCTCATGGATTGCCGAGGGGGTGCCGTCTACCTTGCACGGGGACCCGACGAGGCTTCAACAGATCCTGAGCAATTTGCTGGCGAACGCCGTCAAGTTCAGCGATCACGGCACCGTCTCCATCCACGTGGATCTCGCGCAACGGCAACCGGACCAGCGTCTCGAGTTTCACGCCGTCGGATCTGACGACGCATCCGCGCACCTCGACCGAGTGGCCTATATCCGATTCTCCGTGTCCGATAACGGGATCGGCATTCCCCCCGGCGCCTTTTCCAAACTGTTCCAACCCTTCGTACAGGCCGATGGGTCCACCACTCGGAAATATGGAGGAACCGGCTTGGGACTTGCCATCTGCAAGCAGTTGGCGGAGTTGATGGGAGGGCAGATAGAGGCGGAAAGTGAACCGGGAAACGGCTCCACCTTCAGGGTCACAATTCCAGTTCAGCGACAATTCCCGAAGGTGGAAACCGACCGCGAAGCAGCCTAA
- a CDS encoding FIST C-terminal domain-containing protein yields MQLTTACIEAGSPRSPAALSRLDSPETLLVLFGASGLIDVPDRIDQVLEACPRSHVLGCSTAGEIHGSEISDESLVVAAMRFEKTRVQTAQVACHSPKDSYEAGASIAAQLNTPSLRGILVLSDGLHVNGSKLVEGLNDSLGGTVIVTGGLAGDGTRFKRTWVIKDRTPQSGYVTAVGLYGDHVRIGQGSKGGWDQFGPTRLVTKSDDNVLYELDGRPALQLYKDYLGDRATGLPATGLLFPLALRASWSDEKSLVRTILAVDETAQSMTFAGDIPQGAFAQLMRANFDRLIQGASDAATLTVNGFHSSHPGTPILSIAISCVGRRLVLGERTEEETEATLDILPQDSRQVGFYSYGEISPYAGGACDLHNQTMTLTTMTEV; encoded by the coding sequence ATGCAATTGACCACCGCCTGCATCGAGGCCGGCAGCCCCCGGTCTCCTGCGGCACTCTCTCGACTGGATTCACCGGAAACATTGCTGGTGCTCTTCGGCGCCTCAGGGTTGATCGACGTACCAGATCGCATCGATCAGGTCCTCGAGGCCTGCCCTCGCAGTCATGTATTGGGCTGTTCGACCGCGGGCGAAATCCATGGCAGCGAGATTTCGGATGAGAGCCTGGTGGTCGCAGCCATGCGGTTTGAAAAGACCCGCGTCCAGACGGCGCAGGTCGCCTGTCACTCCCCCAAGGATTCCTACGAGGCTGGAGCGTCGATCGCAGCACAACTCAACACTCCCTCGCTCCGCGGAATCCTGGTCCTCTCAGACGGCCTGCATGTCAACGGCAGCAAGTTGGTCGAGGGCTTGAATGACAGCCTTGGCGGCACCGTCATCGTCACCGGCGGCCTGGCCGGTGATGGAACCAGGTTCAAACGGACCTGGGTGATCAAGGATCGAACCCCACAGAGCGGCTATGTCACTGCCGTGGGCCTCTATGGAGACCACGTCCGGATCGGACAGGGTTCCAAAGGCGGATGGGATCAGTTCGGCCCAACGCGATTGGTCACGAAATCAGACGACAATGTCCTCTATGAACTGGACGGACGCCCCGCGCTGCAGCTGTACAAGGATTACCTGGGCGACCGCGCAACCGGCCTCCCCGCGACAGGTCTGCTCTTCCCCCTCGCCCTCCGAGCCTCGTGGTCGGATGAGAAGAGTCTCGTCCGCACTATCTTGGCCGTAGACGAAACCGCCCAGTCCATGACCTTCGCAGGAGACATCCCGCAGGGGGCGTTTGCCCAACTGATGCGGGCCAATTTCGACCGGTTGATTCAGGGAGCGTCCGATGCTGCGACGCTCACGGTGAACGGCTTCCACAGCTCCCACCCCGGAACCCCCATCCTTTCCATTGCCATCAGCTGCGTCGGACGGCGACTGGTCCTGGGTGAACGGACGGAGGAGGAAACCGAGGCGACGCTCGACATCCTCCCGCAAGACAGCCGGCAAGTCGGATTCTATTCCTATGGCGAGATTTCTCCCTATGCCGGCGGCGCCTGCGACCTCCACAACCAAACGATGACGCTCACCACAATGACCGAAGTGTAA
- a CDS encoding Two-component system sensor histidine kinase, protein MHPLLARQLTRLGLETTTVPQSPDAWQKLLERVNRSYIEADQGRELLERSIALSSKEMQDLNEQVRRSSESRLTEERDKLQTVLRSIGDGLCVVDQHWNIQLLNPEGQRLWGHAEHEVIGRSLYEVVSLSSRKDLTEPIFTQILLEETARGDTIRTDDGLLTLATGRSFPVSYVLAPIVREDHVAGAVLVFRDITDRKQAEDFRRHTEDLLRLQQTALLNLASSTVIQSGLLEPALKEITRTITMTLGVNRASVWLLTEDRRTIQCKDLYETSTGTHSSGMELQATAFPAYFRELLSERIIDAADAVTDPRTSEFAAPYLLPLDIRAMLDIPVRFKGKLVGMLCHEHIGSPRHWRLEEQQFGHAIASVVSLALEAAERLQAEQALRKSEGRTRLIIDTALGAVIGMDDKGNIIDWNAQAEQIFGWKRHEAIGRAMIDTIIPAAYREAHQHGLERFLRTGEGSVLNKRIEITAVRRDGTEFPIELAITPLRLENAYTFTAFVVDITERKRAEEALRTSEERLAMTVESSHIGIWDWNLTTNAVYLSPQWKHHLGYDDSALGSDFETWRSRIHEDDLQRTLETVRACLDGTIHQFEFEHRLRHRDGSYRWILSRGSVIRDVYGVTIRMVGIHIDTTDRKRVEEELRAAKEAAEAANKAKSEFLANMSHEIRTPMNGVLGTTELLLHSELSDKQRHLASIVHRSGRTLLAIINDILDFSKIEAGKLELETVDFDLSHILSESMELFREAAQRKNILLVQQMGEEVPLYLTGDPVRLRQIVMNLLSNAIKFTERGGVSLTTELLSETETDVRLRLSVTDSGIGIAPAAKTRIFEAFSQADGSTTRRYGGTGLGLSIAKRLVGLMDGTITAESTPGVGSTFAFTVRLGRPIPGTPLPKGLTSPMKFPDGYPLPGQHMEPHPAAPSPVPPEAPTANPAGRILLAEDNPVNREVAVGMLELLGYEVEVADNGREAVMAADRGKVDMILMDCQMPEMDGLEATRLIRAHESSLVKREASDERRDPNDEIRRTHRVPIVALTAHAMQGDRERCLAAGMDDYLTKPFTQMQLREILLKLMMKKVPSTHASSATSTSLPDSTFPPDSSPQTVQPMANTVLVPSDMDLKALDGIRALQRPNRPDILASVLRKYLDNSRDSVDALRDAIRSNDAAALQAIAHRLKSSSAQLGAMALAGRCNELETMGARKNLIDADRVLAQLQTDYLAACAVFRSEIAKGEQP, encoded by the coding sequence ATGCATCCATTGCTGGCACGACAACTCACGCGCCTGGGTTTGGAGACCACCACGGTTCCCCAATCCCCCGACGCGTGGCAGAAGCTGTTGGAGCGGGTGAACCGAAGTTATATCGAGGCCGACCAGGGGCGCGAACTCCTGGAACGCTCGATCGCCCTCTCCTCGAAGGAGATGCAGGACCTGAACGAACAGGTACGCCGCTCGTCCGAGAGTCGGCTCACCGAGGAACGCGACAAACTGCAGACGGTCCTCCGTTCCATCGGCGACGGACTCTGCGTGGTCGATCAGCACTGGAACATCCAGCTGCTCAATCCGGAGGGCCAGCGTCTCTGGGGCCATGCCGAACACGAGGTCATCGGCCGGTCGCTGTATGAGGTGGTGTCCTTGTCCTCCCGCAAGGACCTCACGGAACCCATCTTCACCCAAATCCTGTTGGAGGAAACCGCAAGGGGGGATACGATCCGGACCGATGACGGACTGCTGACCCTGGCGACCGGGCGTTCGTTCCCGGTCTCCTATGTGCTGGCCCCGATCGTTCGGGAGGATCATGTCGCCGGTGCCGTGCTGGTCTTTCGCGACATCACCGACCGCAAACAGGCAGAGGACTTCCGCCGGCACACCGAGGACCTGTTGCGGCTGCAACAAACCGCGCTCCTCAACCTGGCAAGCAGCACGGTCATCCAAAGCGGTTTGTTGGAGCCGGCGCTGAAAGAAATTACGCGCACCATTACCATGACCCTGGGCGTGAACCGAGCCAGCGTCTGGTTGTTGACCGAAGACCGCCGCACCATACAATGCAAGGACCTCTACGAAACCTCCACCGGCACCCACTCCTCTGGGATGGAATTACAGGCAACCGCGTTTCCGGCCTATTTCCGGGAGCTTCTCTCCGAGCGCATCATCGATGCCGCCGACGCCGTCACCGACCCCCGCACGTCCGAATTCGCCGCCCCCTACCTTCTCCCCCTCGACATCCGCGCCATGCTGGATATTCCGGTTCGCTTCAAGGGGAAACTCGTCGGCATGCTCTGCCATGAACATATCGGATCCCCTCGCCATTGGAGGTTGGAAGAGCAGCAGTTCGGCCATGCGATCGCGTCCGTGGTCTCCCTTGCCCTGGAAGCAGCCGAGCGCCTCCAGGCGGAGCAGGCCCTGCGCAAAAGCGAGGGCCGGACCAGACTGATCATCGACACCGCGCTGGGTGCGGTCATCGGCATGGACGACAAGGGAAATATCATCGATTGGAATGCGCAGGCCGAACAGATATTCGGATGGAAACGCCATGAAGCGATCGGCCGTGCGATGATCGACACGATCATTCCAGCCGCTTACCGTGAGGCCCACCAGCACGGACTTGAGCGGTTCCTCCGAACCGGTGAAGGCTCGGTCTTGAACAAACGGATCGAAATCACGGCGGTGCGGCGCGACGGCACGGAATTTCCAATCGAGTTGGCCATCACCCCGCTCCGCCTTGAAAATGCCTACACCTTCACGGCCTTCGTGGTGGACATTACGGAACGGAAACGGGCGGAAGAAGCCCTGCGGACGAGCGAAGAGCGTTTGGCGATGACCGTGGAAAGCTCGCACATCGGCATTTGGGACTGGAACCTCACGACGAATGCGGTTTACCTTTCGCCACAATGGAAACATCATCTCGGATATGACGATTCCGCCCTGGGCAGCGATTTCGAAACATGGCGGTCACGGATCCACGAGGACGATCTGCAACGGACCCTTGAAACCGTCCGGGCCTGCCTCGACGGCACGATCCACCAGTTCGAGTTCGAACATCGCCTTCGGCATCGAGACGGTTCCTACCGTTGGATCTTGTCCCGAGGCAGTGTCATTCGAGACGTCTACGGTGTGACGATCCGCATGGTCGGAATACACATCGACACCACAGACCGGAAACGCGTCGAGGAGGAACTCCGTGCGGCCAAGGAGGCCGCTGAGGCCGCGAACAAGGCCAAGAGCGAGTTTCTGGCGAATATGAGCCATGAGATTCGCACCCCGATGAACGGCGTCCTGGGCACGACCGAATTGCTCCTCCACAGCGAGCTGTCGGACAAGCAACGGCACCTCGCCTCGATCGTCCACCGCTCGGGCCGAACCCTGCTGGCGATCATCAACGACATTCTCGACTTTTCAAAAATCGAAGCGGGAAAACTCGAATTGGAAACCGTCGATTTCGACCTGTCGCACATCCTGTCGGAATCGATGGAGTTGTTTCGTGAAGCGGCCCAGCGGAAAAATATTCTTCTGGTCCAGCAGATGGGCGAAGAAGTCCCCCTCTATCTTACAGGCGATCCCGTCCGGCTGCGTCAAATCGTCATGAATCTCCTGAGTAATGCGATTAAATTCACCGAGAGGGGAGGAGTCTCTCTGACCACGGAGTTGCTGTCTGAAACGGAGACCGATGTGCGGTTGCGGCTCTCCGTGACAGACAGCGGCATCGGTATCGCGCCGGCGGCCAAGACACGCATCTTCGAAGCTTTTTCACAGGCGGACGGCTCGACGACCAGACGTTACGGTGGGACCGGTCTCGGCCTGTCGATCGCCAAGCGGCTGGTCGGGCTCATGGATGGAACCATCACGGCAGAGAGTACGCCAGGGGTCGGTTCGACCTTCGCCTTTACGGTCCGTCTCGGTCGCCCGATTCCCGGCACTCCTCTTCCCAAGGGATTGACGAGTCCCATGAAATTTCCTGATGGATACCCCCTACCGGGGCAGCACATGGAGCCCCATCCCGCCGCCCCATCACCGGTTCCGCCCGAGGCACCGACCGCAAACCCCGCGGGTCGAATCCTGCTGGCCGAAGACAACCCCGTCAACCGTGAGGTCGCCGTCGGGATGTTGGAGTTACTCGGATACGAGGTCGAGGTGGCGGACAATGGTCGGGAAGCCGTGATGGCCGCCGATCGAGGGAAGGTGGACATGATCCTGATGGATTGTCAGATGCCTGAAATGGACGGGCTCGAAGCCACGCGCCTCATCAGAGCACATGAATCATCGCTCGTGAAACGTGAAGCGTCCGATGAACGACGAGATCCGAACGACGAGATACGTCGAACGCATCGCGTCCCAATCGTCGCGCTCACGGCCCATGCCATGCAGGGGGACCGTGAGCGATGTCTCGCAGCCGGCATGGATGATTACCTGACCAAACCCTTTACCCAGATGCAGTTGCGGGAAATCCTACTCAAATTGATGATGAAGAAGGTCCCTTCGACGCATGCGTCTTCAGCCACCAGCACGTCCTTGCCCGATTCAACGTTCCCCCCTGATTCATCCCCGCAGACGGTTCAGCCGATGGCGAATACCGTCTTGGTCCCTTCCGACATGGACCTGAAGGCCCTGGACGGCATCCGCGCGTTACAGCGGCCCAACCGGCCGGACATACTGGCCTCGGTCCTGCGCAAATATCTGGATAACTCCCGGGACAGCGTGGACGCCCTGCGGGATGCCATCCGGTCGAACGATGCCGCTGCGCTTCAAGCGATCGCCCATCGGCTCAAATCGAGCAGCGCGCAACTCGGTGCGATGGCCCTGGCCGGGCGATGCAACGAGTTGGAAACGATGGGGGCCCGGAAAAATTTGATCGATGCCGACCGTGTCCTGGCTCAGTTGCAAACCGACTATCTTGCCGCCTGCGCGGTCTTCCGCAGCGAAATTGCCAAGGGAGAACAGCCATGA
- a CDS encoding 3-methyl-2-oxobutanoate hydroxymethyltransferase: MTVPDLQKYKRDKRKIIVVTAYDALFTRLVEQAGIDVILVGDSLGVVVQGKTNTLSVTMDEMLYHTKLVAGTAQRSLVIGDMPFMSYQACMDDALRNAGRFLQAGATAVKLEGGAAVVDRVEAMAKIGIPVVGHLGMTPQSVHQYGGYRVQGKGKDRAQQLLEDAQALDAAGAVAIVLEAIPSGLAKSVTETIAIPTIGIGAGPHCDGQVLVLYDLLGLFDEFVPKFVKPYAHLKADALQALRRYKEDVEQGKFPSDAESYH, encoded by the coding sequence ATGACCGTCCCGGACCTGCAGAAGTACAAGCGCGACAAGCGGAAGATCATCGTTGTGACAGCCTACGATGCGCTGTTTACCCGTCTCGTTGAGCAGGCGGGGATCGACGTCATACTGGTGGGAGACTCGCTGGGGGTGGTGGTGCAGGGCAAGACCAACACCCTGTCGGTCACGATGGACGAGATGCTCTACCACACCAAACTGGTGGCTGGAACGGCTCAGCGGTCTCTGGTCATCGGGGATATGCCTTTCATGTCGTACCAAGCCTGTATGGACGATGCCTTGCGGAATGCCGGGCGGTTTCTCCAAGCCGGTGCGACTGCGGTGAAGCTGGAAGGCGGAGCGGCGGTGGTCGATCGCGTGGAAGCGATGGCCAAGATCGGTATTCCCGTTGTGGGTCACTTGGGGATGACGCCGCAATCCGTCCATCAATACGGCGGATACAGGGTCCAGGGGAAGGGGAAGGACCGGGCGCAGCAACTACTCGAGGATGCGCAGGCGCTTGACGCGGCTGGTGCCGTGGCGATCGTGCTGGAGGCGATTCCCTCGGGGCTGGCGAAGTCCGTGACCGAAACCATTGCGATTCCCACGATCGGCATCGGTGCCGGCCCGCACTGCGACGGCCAGGTGTTGGTGCTCTATGACCTCTTGGGGCTCTTCGACGAGTTCGTGCCGAAGTTCGTCAAGCCCTATGCCCATCTGAAGGCTGATGCGCTGCAGGCTCTCCGTCGATACAAGGAAGACGTCGAACAGGGTAAGTTTCCTTCCGATGCCGAAAGCTATCACTAG
- a CDS encoding 5,10-methylenetetrahydrofolate reductase → MTREPRRLKDILAQGQFAVTVEYNPPKGTNLTHVLESAKTLVGRVHGVNVTDNTAAIVRAGSLPVCRLLYELGHDPVMQLTCRDRNRIAMQSDLMGAHMLGIRNILCLTGDYPTVGDHKEAKPVYDLDSVQVMQLVQGLNQGKDYAGHKLDGSTAFMVGGAVTPEADPVGPMLVKFEVKVRAGVDFFQTQAIYHPEQFKTFMEAVRPFKRKVLAGILLLRNAKMAEFMNANIPGVCVPQEMIDEMRAAGDKHALDVGVEIAVRTIKAVRPFCDGVHIMAIKATERLPEILTKAELG, encoded by the coding sequence ATGACCCGGGAGCCGCGGCGACTCAAGGATATATTGGCGCAGGGGCAGTTTGCCGTGACGGTGGAATACAATCCACCGAAGGGCACGAACCTGACCCATGTGCTGGAGAGCGCCAAGACGCTGGTCGGGCGGGTGCACGGGGTCAACGTCACCGACAATACGGCCGCGATCGTGCGGGCCGGGTCGTTGCCGGTCTGTCGCCTTTTGTATGAGTTGGGGCATGACCCGGTGATGCAGCTGACCTGTCGCGATCGCAACCGCATCGCAATGCAATCCGATCTCATGGGCGCGCACATGCTCGGCATCCGGAACATCCTTTGTCTGACCGGCGATTATCCGACGGTCGGGGACCATAAGGAGGCTAAGCCGGTGTATGACCTGGATTCTGTACAGGTCATGCAGTTGGTGCAGGGGCTGAATCAGGGCAAGGACTATGCGGGGCACAAGCTCGACGGGTCCACGGCCTTCATGGTCGGCGGCGCCGTGACGCCGGAAGCGGACCCGGTGGGACCGATGTTGGTGAAGTTCGAAGTCAAGGTGCGGGCCGGAGTTGATTTCTTCCAGACCCAGGCGATTTATCACCCGGAACAGTTCAAGACCTTCATGGAGGCGGTGCGCCCCTTCAAGCGGAAGGTCCTCGCCGGGATTCTCCTGCTGCGCAACGCCAAGATGGCGGAGTTCATGAACGCCAACATCCCCGGCGTCTGTGTGCCGCAGGAGATGATCGATGAAATGCGCGCGGCGGGCGACAAACATGCGCTCGATGTGGGGGTGGAGATTGCCGTGCGAACGATCAAGGCCGTGCGCCCCTTCTGCGACGGCGTGCACATCATGGCGATCAAGGCGACGGAACGGCTGCCGGAAATTCTCACAAAGGCGGAATTGGGGTGA